A genome region from Eremothecium cymbalariae DBVPG#7215 chromosome 4, complete sequence includes the following:
- a CDS encoding uncharacterized protein (similar to Ashbya gossypii ADL067C), with amino-acid sequence MNGIHKPTGNGTTHRIREQLNFKDNKKWKQFSSRRLELIDKFGLSERKASEQDDNIRQIATILRTEFGYPVSSAAEFEKLVTAAVQSVRRNRKRCTKTRSGGASKRHGGNISSGGLSSGSDMEDNFSRISSPILTSNNSVTSTASSSFQPIQSMSTLPVLQPKPVRIAAARSMKLEQYTSTNGGNMTVKTIHKLINYNELLSNVLSDLVHNQIPLKDQSTNDNNSELAELAVFTQQSNLLSLALASSKDTNNSNSSTSSEQDQQNQRHGPEFSNNETIQYFLREKILVHIQKSKTCTELSMNSQLPEHSMNLCMLGDSCIRAALSFVIERFFSNLDSSSVEYIFSNLTSLQQLASISTKLFASSTSTNMNILPLESKLTLLQLVIGSIVKDFGFDPCIYPLGEIFHDTILRQYPLACNASSSSEKTAILTTVSMKPQLANQDINRKVLLKFQEKEQRFTFPLLSNGPPTISEILENSRHLFQISSNSGRLALYHKGHIIKDDTKLATILNQFTSEETVVELREVSDLQEKSGNSFIDDSTYNGLTILSNVSTTAATTNSQQSPTTRATSSPLVSNYTHTNTASVAALDSIISRISSPVAMKTQSTNGEINAPPTIRNRSPQQIGMHSKSPFDKGLPQPVFQPLL; translated from the coding sequence ATGAACGGTATACATAAGCCTACCGGCAACGGTACGACACATAGGATTCGAGAACAGCTGAACTTTAAGGACAATAAAAAGTGGAAGCAGTTTTCGAGCAGACGGTTGGAGTTAATTGACAAATTCGGGCTGAGTGAGCGGAAGGCTAGTGAACAGGATGATAATATCCGACAGATTGCCACTATTCTGAGGACAGAGTTCGGCTACCCTGTCAGCAGTGCAGCTGAGTTTGAGAAATTGGTCACTGCTGCCGTCCAATCAGTGAGGAGGAATAGGAAGAGGTGCACAAAGACCCGGAGTGGAGGAGCAAGCAAAAGGCATGGTGGGAACATTTCTAGCGGTGGTTTATCTAGCGGTTCTGATATGGAAGACAATTTTTCGAGAATTTCCTCTCCAATCCTCACTAGTAATAACTCTGTGACTTCTACTGCGTCTAGTAGCTTCCAACCTATACAGTCAATGTCAACGCTTCCTGTTCTTCAGCCGAAACCCGTCAGAATTGCTGCAGCCAGATCCATGAAGTTGGAACAATATACCTCAACAAACGGAGGTAATATGACTGTGAAAACTATTCATAAACTCATAAACTATAACGAATTGCTCTCCAATGTGCTTTCTGATCTTGTACATAACCAAATTCCATTGAAAGATCAATCTACAAATGACAATAACTCGGAGCTTGCAGAGCTTGCTGTGTTCACTCAACAGAGCAATCTATTGTCACTTGCATTAGCCTCTTCTAAAGATaccaacaacagcaacagctcCACATCTTCAGAACAAGATCAGCAAAATCAGCGACATGGTCCAGAGTTTTCTAACAATGAGACCATTCAATACTTCTTGAGAGAGAAGATCCTGGttcatattcaaaaatccaaaacGTGTACGGAACTCTCAATGAACAGCCAACTGCCCGAACACTCTATGAATTTGTGCATGCTTGGTGACTCATGCATTAGGGCAGCTCTTTCATTTGTTATAGAGAGATTTTTTTCTAATCTGGATTCTTCTTCGGTAGAGTACATTTTCAGCAACTTAACTTCCCTCCAACAATTGGCAAGCATTAGTACGAAGCTTTTTGCCTCTTCTACTTCGACTAACATGAATATATTACCACTGGAGAGCAAACTAACATTATTACAATTGGTCATTGGTAGCATTGTTAAAGATTTTGGCTTCGACCCTTGTATTTACCCATTAGGCGAGATCTTTCACGATACCATCCTAAGACAATATCCGTTAGCTTGTAATgcatcttcgtcatcagAGAAGACCGCAATTTTAACCACTGTTTCGATGAAACCTCAGCTAGCAAACCAAGATATTAATCGTAAAGTGTTATTAAAATTCCAAGAAAAGGAGCAAAGGTTCACATTCCCATTGCTATCTAACGGTCCGCCAACGATTTCCGAAATTTTAGAGAATTCGCGCCATCTGTTCCAAATATCTTCTAATTCTGGGAGGTTAGCACTGTATCACAAAGGCcatattattaaagatgATACGAAATTAGCTACTATATTGAACCAATTCACATCTGAAGAAACTGTTGTTGAGCTTCGTGAAGTATCCGACTTGCAGGAGAAATCAGGCAATTCgtttattgatgattcaACTTACAATGGCCTTACAATTCTAAGTAACGTGTCCACCACTGCGGCAACCACTAATTCCCAGCAAAGCCCAACAACGAGAGCTACTTCTTCCCCTCTGGTCTCTAACTACACACACACTAATACTGCAAGTGTTGCAGCCTTGGACAGCATCATAAGTAGGATCTCTTCTCCCGTCGCTATGAAAACGCAATCCACAAATGGCGAGATCAACGCACCCCCAACTATACGGAATAGATCTCCACAACAAATTGGTATGCATTCAAAGAGTCCATTCGATAAGGGTCTTCCACAACCTGTTTTCCAGCCGTTACTATAA
- the THO1 gene encoding Tho1p (similar to Ashbya gossypii ADL069W) produces the protein MTDYSGMTVAQLKDQLKARDLPTQGLKANLVERLQQADAETADARASATDGGSVPANKAAAAGGDMSAAAAAAGPPAAAAAGSADKEGDAPTDLDAAQAQQQVQSSLAASSDATARGPVAAADAACPSATVDGGRPKKQELSPDEMKQKAVVHLSKKLHRAKKFGGDEAVIVSLQKQLARLEKFGLDLSTQLAQELGFSKGPPAAAAVTTTSFNPRRRPQHHGKKFKNHHHHRR, from the coding sequence ATGACAGACTACTCTGGAATGACTGTGGCCCAATTGAAGGACCAGCTTAAAGCAAGGGATCTTCCTACTCAGGGGCTGAAGGCGAATCTGGTGGAGCGGCTGCAGCAGGCGGACGCGGAAACTGCCGATGCTCGCGCTTCGGCAACTGATGGGGGGTCAGTCCCTGCGAacaaagcagcagcagctggaGGTGATATGtccgcagcagcagcagcagcagggcctcctgctgctgctgctgcaggCAGTGCAGATAAGGAGGGTGATGCACCTACAGATCTTGATGCTGCGCAAGCGCAGCAACAGGTGCAGTCCTCGCTTGCTGCCTCCTCCGATGCAACAGCCAGGGGccctgttgctgctgctgatgctgcGTGCCCCTCAGCAACTGTGGACGGAGGAAGACCAAAGAAACAAGAGCTTTCACCAGATGAAATGAAGCAAAAGGCCGTGGTACATCTGTCGAAGAAACTCCATAGAGCCAAAAAATTCGGTGGGGACGAGGCTGTTATCGTAAGTCTACAGAAACAGCTGGCCCGTCTCGAGAAGTTCGGGCTCGATCTTTCCACTCAGCTGGCACAAGAACTGGGATTCAGCAAGGGCCCGCCTGCAGCCGCTGCTgtcaccaccaccagctTCAACCCAAGACGGCGGCCCCAACACCACGGcaagaagttcaagaaccatcatcatcaccgCAGGTGA
- a CDS encoding uncharacterized protein (similar to Ashbya gossypii ADL068W) has product MAYPPPPIPQDALPAQPIRIRVDNLPPAKNWRQIKSFLSQFIPYEQVLNVKVLPLMPSMAPPFIPLQSCIVLLRQDTDWPHLLVQLNGVQWDYHTMVALLLPNFIPPDSPQLLAGAVAPVGAAAGPVSSSPSGSSNGSSTNNHRFGHHNHHYHSQHYSQQQQQHSQQEHGHQDRQTHGLRMALHPQFTPGVPTLVPNGHAQHLNRRLTQIFNEATFRRQMSQRNMYQLQLSNFPPCLHWDEVVKTTGDTSLSFDQQPFSGKSADGSCEASASPSQPHQQQKYHNSEQQQHPQQMTALIPQPHVLQDENNEIVPDLTIMTPHPEKFGKLKWTILKDFIKLKCPKLLEIDHKTQGTALSNTREFYVGVYEDSESHVEIILLPGDKPDRIIGGPLSEQQTLEMVGDEPKRFKVRATLFQAVIGFHSKELCDLCFDSIDGEEYMLGYKLQVQKLPKLSG; this is encoded by the coding sequence ATGGCTTATCCGCCTCCGCCAATACCTCAGGATGCACTTCCTGCTCAACCAATTCGCATACGCGTTGACAATCTACCACCGGCTAAGAATTGGAGACAAATCAAGAGCTTTCTTTCACAATTCATCCCATACGAGCAGGTTCTTAATGTTAAGGTGCTTCCCTTGATGCCTTCGATGGCACCTCCGTTTATCCCGTTACAAAGTTGTATAGTGTTGTTACGTCAAGATACCGACTGGCCCCACCTGTTGGTGCAGCTAAATGGCGTTCAATGGGACTATCATACTATGGTTGCTTTACTTCTACCTAACTTCATTCCACCGGATAGTCCTCAGTTACTCGCGGGTGCGGTTGCCCCTGTTGGTGCAGCTGCAGGTCCTGTTTCGTCTTCTCCTTCTGGCTCCAGCAACGGCTCCAGCACCAACAACCATCGTTTCGGTCATCATAATCACCACTATCATTCTCAGCATTATtcacagcagcagcagcagcattCGCAACAAGAACATGGACATCAGGACCGTCAAACACACGGCCTTCGTATGGCATTGCACCCGCAATTCACTCCTGGTGTTCCGACGCTTGTGCCAAACGGGCATGCTCAACACCTGAATCGTCGGTTGACACAAATATTTAATGAGGCAACTTTCAGACGCCAAATGTCTCAGCGGAACATGTACCAACTCCAGCTCTCCAACTTTCCTCCGTGTTTGCATTGGGATGAGGTAGTCAAAACGACAGGCGATACGTCGCTGTCATTCGACCAGCAACCTTTCAGCGGTAAGAGCGCCGATGGTTCCTGTGAAGCTTCTGCCTCGCCGTCACAGCCGCATCAGCAACAAAAGTATCATAATAGtgagcagcagcagcacccACAGCAGATGACAGCCCTTATTCCACAACCGCACGTACTACAGgatgaaaataatgaaatCGTCCCCGACCTAACCATCATGACCCCACATCCAGAAAAGTTTGGCAAACTTAAATGGACTATTCTCAAAGACTTCATTAAACTCAAGTGCCCAAAGCTTCTGGAGATAGACCACAAGACCCAGGGTACTGCTCTATCCAATACTCGGGAATTTTACGTCGGCGTATACGAGGACTCGGAGTCCCATGTGGAGATCATTCTATTACCAGGCGACAAGCCTGATCGCATCATCGGGGGCCCACTCTCTGAACAGCAGACGTTAGAGATGGTTGGTGATGAACCTAAGCGTTTTAAAGTGCGTGCCACGCTTTTTCAAGCCGTTATTGGTTTCCATTCCAAGGAGCTGTGTGACTTATGTTTCGATTCCATTGATGGCGAAGAGTACATGCTAGGCTATAAGTTGCAGGTGCAAAAGCTACCCAAGTTGAGTGGCTGA
- a CDS encoding HAD family hydrolase (similar to Ashbya gossypii ADL071C) yields MTNMDQKKQAIRLRVHGALFDVDGTIIISQPAIAAFWRAFGKGKPYFDAEHVINVTHGWRTYDAICKFAPDYASEEYVSKLEGEIPEKYGHHSVEVPGAVKLCAELNLLPKEKWAVGTSGTFAMAHKWFKVLGIKRPSTFITANDVKQGKPHPEPYLKGRELLGYPVNEESPALSKVVVFEDAPAGIAAAKAAGCKVIGIATTFDVEYLKEKGCDIIVKNHEGLKVGGYISETDEVEFIFEDYLYAKDDLLEW; encoded by the coding sequence ATGACGAATATGGatcagaagaaacaggCCATCAGACTAAGGGTTCACGGAGCTCTTTTCGATGTTGATGGCaccattattatttctCAGCCGGCTATTGCGGCGTTTTGGAGGGCATTTGGTAAGGGTAAGCCATACTTTGACGCGGAGCATGTGATCAATGTGACACATGGGTGGAGGACATACGATGCGATTTGCAAGTTTGCGCCAGACTACGCGAGTGAGGAATATGTGTCAAAGCTGGAAGGTGAGATTCCAGAGAAATATGGGCATCATTCGGTTGAGGTTCCAGGGGCTGTTAAGTTGTGTGCAGAGTTGAATCTGTTACCCAAGGAGAAGTGGGCTGTGGGAACGTCGGGGACGTTTGCCATGGCGCACAAGTGGTTTAAGGTATTAGGAATTAAGAGACCATCTACGTTTATCACGGCGAACGATGTGAAACAAGGCAAGCCTCATCCGGAGCCATATTTGAAGGGTCGGGAGCTGTTGGGATATCCTGTTAATGAGGAGAGTCCAGCTCTTTCCAAGGTGGTTGTGTTTGAGGATGCTCCAGCTGGTATTGCAGCTGCGAAGGCTGCAGGGTGTAAGGTTATTGGTATTGCGACTACGTTTGACGTTGAATACTTGAAAGAGAAGGGTTGTGATATTATTGTCAAGAATCATGAGGGTTTGAAAGTTGGAGGTTATATTTCTGAGACGGATGAGGTTGAATTTATATTTGAGGACTACCTGTATGCCAAGGATGACTTGCTAGAGTGGTGA
- the CEM1 gene encoding fatty acid synthase CEM1 (similar to Ashbya gossypii ADL072C), which produces MLQRVVVTGLGCYTPLGATLNESWTALLNGRSGVISIQSLKEYEDRYKPFSRIIPPTATVGKVDFNPHDHSILTSQEIRRTSLASQVAVVATHEALSSANLIDGSGESLIGSHLQPERAGCIIGSGLPSMHDIFGATNSLLSLPRTTVSPYFLPKSLNNMACGNVAIKYKLRGVSHCPSTACATGNNAIGDAYNFIRLGYADMIVAGASEMSVHPLPLAGFIKAKSITPTGISRPFDSLRDGFVLGEGCGMAVLESLSHALKRKANIIAEVVGYGLSTDAYHITSPLQNGDGARRAMEMAIRQGMRWEDRNQIGYVNAHATSTVLGDRAEAQAIKNIFQDGNAEVCIGSNKGHMGHLLGAAGAVEAVFSLRSLKDGIVPNTLNLNIPGGADGDKETYFTGLQFVMGKPKRISLRYVLNNSFGFGGINSSLLFKKFE; this is translated from the coding sequence ATGTTGCAAAGAGTGGTGGTTACAGGTCTAGGGTGTTATACGCCTCTGGGAGCTACGCTAAATGAATCGTGGACCGCTCTGTTAAATGGACGGTCTGGTGTTATAAGTATTCAGAGTCTGAAAGAATATGAGGATAGATATAAACCGTTCTCTAGAATCATTCCTCCGACAGCTACTGTTGGTAAAGTCGATTTTAATCCACATGACCATTCGATTTTGACTTCGCAGGAGATTCGCAGGACTTCTTTAGCTTCTCAAGTCGCTGTGGTTGCAACACACGAGGCATTGAGCAGCGCGAACCTTATCGATGGGTCTGGAGAATCTCTGATAGGCAGCCATCTGCAACCAGAGAGAGCTGGGTGTATTATTGGGTCTGGACTCCCGTCGATGcatgatatttttggtgCGACAAACTCCCTCTTGTCCCTACCAAGGACAACTGTTTCGCCGTATTTCTTACCGAAGTCATTGAATAATATGGCATGCGGCAACGTAGCAATTAAGTATAAACTCCGTGGTGTTAGCCATTGTCCCTCTACCGCATGTGCTACAGGAAATAATGCTATCGGCGATGCGTACAACTTCATACGTCTTGGGTATGCAGATATGATCGTGGCTGGAGCAAGTGAGATGAGTGTTCATCCTCTGCCATTGGCCGGATTCATTAAGGCCAAGAGTATTACACCTACAGGTATTTCAAGGCCATTTGATTCCCTTAGAGATGGGTTTGTGCTGGGAGAGGGGTGTGGGATGGCTGTGCTGGAGTCATTGTCCCATGCACTAAAAAGAAAGGCAAATATTATTGCAGAGGTAGTTGGCTACGGGTTAAGTACAGATGCTTATCACATAACATCTCCGTTACAGAATGGGGATGGAGCTAGACGAGCAATGGAGATGGCTATACGGCAAGGTATGCGTTGGGAGGACAGAAATCAAATAGGTTACGTCAACGCCCATGCTACTAGCACAGTCCTGGGCGACAGAGCTGAAGCCCAGgctatcaaaaatatcttccAAGATGGAAATGCAGAGGTTTGCATAGGAAGTAATAAGGGGCATATGGGACACTTGCTTGGCGCTGCAGGTGCTGTAGAAGCTGTATTCTCTCTACGATCTTTGAAAGACGGGATCGTACCAAACACCTTAAATTTGAATATACCTGGAGGTGCAGACGGTGATAAAGAGACGTATTTTACAGGGCTGCAGTTTGTAATGGGAAAGCCTAAACGCATCTCTTTGAGATACGTCTTAAATAATAGCTTTGGATTCGGAGGTATTAACTCCTCGCTGCTGTTCAAGAAGTTTGAGTGA